TGCATGACTTCCTGAGCTCCTTTGGAAGCGGCATCTCCTCCTACAGTTAAAAGCATTAACTGGTCTTTAGGTATCCCGAATGTATTACGAACAGCTTGTACTTTTGAATCATCCTGATCCATCGGGGTAAAAACATTTGTATCACAACCAATGGGCAATACCTCTATATTGTCTCCTTTTACTCCGTCTCTAATATATGTTTCTTTAACCCAATTTGAAGTAACTAAAATCAACGGCAACGAATTCAATATCTCATGATAATTCGCCACATAGCCGTCCGCTATTAACCAAGGAACAGGTTGAACACCATAACGTTTTGGATGAAGCACGATATGAGGGGTGTGCCCCCAATAGCCTATCCCCACAACGATATTCGGTTTAAACCATCTGTAATACCACTCCTTTTCAGTTGGTGATTGAAAATGAACACCACATACGTCAACTCCTATCTCCTTAAGGCCTCGGTATAAAAGTGCTCCCTGGGTAGCAATCCCTCCGGGAGAAGTCGGATCAAACAACACCAAGACTTTCATTTTAACCACCTCTCTTAATTGCGAATACTTTAAAGTTTTCTGGTAGAATTAGCCTGCCAGAAAGCCTCAGTCTTTTGTGCGCATTTAGCTTCAAAACTATCATTAGCAAAACCATATATTTGTGTAATTATTTTATGTTTTTGATACCATATGCTTTGCGCCAAATTTGACACTAAATCAGCTTTCTCGACAGGCTTCGGCAGATATTTTCCTTGTCCGTCTTCATAAGCAAACAACCACAATTTATCAGAAACAATATCGGCACTTTCCCAAAGCTTGATTACGGCCTTACCGATTTGTTCATGTCGTAAATGAGAAGTGTATTCACCTTTCGGGTGGTGAGTTATTATAAGATCGTATTTTATTAAAGGAAGTAAGGAAAGGATGTTTTGTTGGATCTCGTGAGTGCGTATTGGCTTGAGCTGAGGACTGTCGTCTAGATCACCCATTTTTCCGGCGGCGCCTAAAGCCCCGAGTGCTTTGTAGAACTTAGGAGCCCGATCTTTATCACTTGCACGGCATAATGACAGTATAAACCAATCCCAGCTTGGATTGCTCATGATCAAGCCCCCTGCCCATATAGTTTCGTCATCCGGATGGGCTACAATGACAGCCGCTTTCATTTGTCTATTAGCTTTCACCTACATTAAGTTATTTTACTTAATTTTGTGTCCACTTTTTTAGCTTGCCTCACTTTGGGGACGTAGTTTTCCATGACTGCTGTTTTTTTCAATTCCCCTCCAAAACACTGGTGGTTCGGCTATTCAACATCCTGGACAGTAAATCCTTTACCGGAACAACCGCAATGCCTGACGAGGTATCCGACATGGAGTAAGGGATAATCAAGTCCTCGTTGTGGATCATGGCTCCGCAGGTATACAACACGTTCGGCACATACCCTTCACGCTCTTCTTCTGTGGGAGAAAGAAGCGGTTCAGACAGGCGGCCGATCACCTTTGTCGGATCTTCCAGATCCAGCAGGCAGGCTCCAATGCAATATTTCCTCATGGGACCGACGCCGTGAGTTAACAGGATCCACCCTTCCTCGGTCTCAATGGGAGAGCCGCAATTGCCGATCTGTATGAACTCCCACGGATACCGTGGCTTCTGCAGAAGTTGGGCTTCTTGCCAGAAGTGAATATTGTCTGAAGACATGATAAACATGTTTTCACCATCCTGACGGGAGATCATCATATATTTCCCATTAATTTTTCTGGGGAAAAGGGCCATCCCTTTGTTCTGCACGGCATCCCCGTTGAGCGTTCGAATCTTGAAGTTGTTAAAGTCCCTGGTTTCCAGTAGCATGGGGAGGATATTAAAACCGTTGTAGGCGGTGTAGGTCGCATAGTAGATGGGTTCGTCGTCGCCATTGAAAAAATGTACGAATCGGGCATCCTCAATCCCCCGGCTTTCGTTTTCAGAGACCGGGAAGATGACTTTCTCTGATATCCTTTTCTCTTTTCTGAATCTTAATTCGTAATTGGATCTGGCGAGCCAGAGGATCTTCTCAACCGTGTCATGAAGCAAAGGCAGCCGCGCTCCTCTATGCGCGTCGAACTCCCGCTGAATAGCCGTCTCAAGCTCATAGAAAGAAAACCTGTCGGACAAGTCCTTCAAGATTTCATCGGAGACCTCGTTCTTTGACTCCATATCTTCCAGTTTCAACTGGAACACGTATTTGTCGTAGGTCGGGTTCTTTATCACTTCAGGGGTCTCCACAAAGCGGCCCACTTCGTCGAAGTGGAGTTTATTCTTATCATCAAGAATGCCGCTTCTGAACTCAATCGAGGAGATATGACCTTCGCCGGTGGAGCGAAAACTCAGAATAAATCGGACGCTCCCTTTGTTGAGATTGCTCTGA
This genomic interval from Nitrospirae bacterium CG2_30_53_67 contains the following:
- a CDS encoding PIG-L family deacetylase, with amino-acid sequence MKAAVIVAHPDDETIWAGGLIMSNPSWDWFILSLCRASDKDRAPKFYKALGALGAAGKMGDLDDSPQLKPIRTHEIQQNILSLLPLIKYDLIITHHPKGEYTSHLRHEQIGKAVIKLWESADIVSDKLWLFAYEDGQGKYLPKPVEKADLVSNLAQSIWYQKHKIITQIYGFANDSFEAKCAQKTEAFWQANSTRKL
- a CDS encoding glycosidase; this translates as MNNNSLKIRRRKKRFFSEPSRVIAKFYVPSSVEQINHIIQRVLGLSEDDVKENLNQIITDFSTRHKDIWRIIDKNFKVIKHYIPNGTKMSGDRRCLIGACFTHEYSVQAAAFFNPSIVKHTDQSNLNKGSVRFILSFRSTGEGHISSIEFRSGILDDKNKLHFDEVGRFVETPEVIKNPTYDKYVFQLKLEDMESKNEVSDEILKDLSDRFSFYELETAIQREFDAHRGARLPLLHDTVEKILWLARSNYELRFRKEKRISEKVIFPVSENESRGIEDARFVHFFNGDDEPIYYATYTAYNGFNILPMLLETRDFNNFKIRTLNGDAVQNKGMALFPRKINGKYMMISRQDGENMFIMSSDNIHFWQEAQLLQKPRYPWEFIQIGNCGSPIETEEGWILLTHGVGPMRKYCIGACLLDLEDPTKVIGRLSEPLLSPTEEEREGYVPNVLYTCGAMIHNEDLIIPYSMSDTSSGIAVVPVKDLLSRMLNSRTTSVLEGN